The Mus caroli chromosome 9, CAROLI_EIJ_v1.1, whole genome shotgun sequence DNA window TCTGCTGTGTGGCCTGCTCACAAATTGCCCACTTCCACAGCTGAAGCCTACATCCATTGAGAAGGAGATCTTCCCAGTTATGGCCAAGGAGGGGCAGCTATATGCCATGGAGCTGCAGGGTGAGGCAGAGGCCATAGGGTGTGGGGTAGTCAGTGTGTGGCTAGGCAGAGccctctgacccatctctctgtACAGGCTTCTGGATGGACATTGGACAGCCCAAGGATTTCCTCACTGGCATGTGCCTCTTCCTACAATCGCTGAGACAGAAGCATCCAGAGAGACTGTACTCAGGCCCTGGCATTGTGGGGAATGTACTTGTGGTGAGGCCCTTGTCCAGCCTGTCGCTAATCTTTTCAGATTTGGGAGACAAATGACCCACTCTTGCTTTCCTCAACACTCTCAGGACCCAAGTGCCCGTATCGGTCAGAACTGCAGCATTGGCCCCAATGTAAGCCTGGGTCCTGGTGTGGTGGTGGAGGATGGTGTGTGCATCCGGCGATGCACTGTGCTTCGTGATGCTCACATCCGCTCCCATTCCTGGCTTGAGTCATGCATCGTGGGCTGGCGCTGCCGTGTGGGCCAATGGGTAAGTCTATGAGCTGGGCTGGGCGAGCACAGGAGCAGGGGAATACATGTACCCCATTAACAAGGCTTATCCCCCACCTCCAGGTGCGCATGGAGAACGTAACCGTGCTGGGTGAGGATGTCATAGTCAATGATGAACTGTACCTCAATGGAGCCAGCGTGCTGCCCCACAAGTCTATCGGGGAGTCAGTACCAGAACCTCGTATTATCATGTGAAGGATATGGAGGGCTGGCCAAGCACCCACTTACCATCAGCAGGGTAGGACTCAATGCTTCCTGAGGCCCTGGACTTGGTGCCGTTTGTCTAGGGAGGAGTGGATGAATCTGAAGCTGTCGGACTTCTGCCTTCTAGTGGGGACAGACATGGACAGGACCCTGCTGGCCGTAACCCACAAGCCCCCACTCCCTCAAGAAGAGCTGGCCCAGGGCTGTATGGAATAATAATTTAATGCTCACTGTAGCCTGGCCTGGAAGTCAAGCTCAGGCTCCCACCAGCGAGGCTACACACAGGCAGATGGGTGGGTGGAAGTGGTAAGAGTGAGGGTGATGGGTAAACAGGGCCCAGTCTGCGGCTGATGGCGGAGCTTCCAGGATGGCCTAGGCAGCTGAGGACATGGCGCTTGTGTTGGCTGCCTTGTCCCAGTCCTCTACAGATACAATGGTGGCTTTGCAGAAGAAGCAGTCCTTGTTGTTCATCAGGTGCTGGTTGATGCAGGCTCtacaagaggggagggaaggagtgcTACCCTGTGTGTCCTAATTTACCTCCCCAAGTCCATGGGGCCCACTTACTTGCAGGATTTGTGACCACAAGGCTGGAACACAGCAGAGATGGGGTGGGCGTAGCAGATTGGGCAGAGGTCCTCTTCATTGGTGGGCTACAGGGCGGAGAGTGGAAGAGTTGGGCTGGGATCCTTACCTGTCCTGGTGTTTACAGATTAGTAAAACGGCATGAGCCTCTGTTATGCCACACTCACCAGGGAGGCGGCAGCCGCCTGGGCAGATGCAGCGGTCAGGTGAGCCAGCATCTGTTCCACCTGGGCCAGCTCCTCAGCGCTGATGTAATCTGTATCTGCATCAGTAGTAGGTAGCATCAGGGCCCCTGTCGTCTGAGAACTCAGTGCCTCTTGAATACTCCCAGGCAGGGAATTTGCTGTTAAGGATCCTGAAACTCTTCCCTGACCTGACCCACCCCCTGGTTCACTTACAACTCTGTAGAGAGAAGCGTTTCCGGTCAGGGGCAGGCAAGGCAGTGCCAGGTGCTAGGGGCTCTGGCTGCCCCAGGAGATAGCATATGGAACGAAGCTGGAAGCAGGGATCAGCCAGGAGCACAGAGGTGGCTTGCTCTGTCCTAGGTAGGGGAGGGTGCATAGGTCATAGGAAGGCTTTGAGCCTGTGTGAACATTTTCTCCACGTGGGACAGATGAACACCCAGAGGCCTCACTCGTTTTTATGCCTCCACTCTTCCCCCCCCTTATTACTTACCAACCCTCTCAGGTGTTTGGTCCCACATGACCTGAATACCAGTTTAAAGAGAAGGGTGCTGttgataaaggtgcttgctaccagcTATGGTAACTTgggtctgatccccagaacctcgCAAGTCGTCGTCCGACGTCTGCATGAATgctcacatacacagaaataagtaaatctaagAGGAGAGCAACAAAGACTCCACCTACCCCATTACACACCAATCCTCTGAGGGCTGAAGGCATTCTCCCCTAAGTCCTTTTGCTCTTCAAGAGGGAAGTCAGGCTTCCAGCCAAGCAAACTGGGACACTGGGGCCCTCTGGTGGCCACACTGGCTTTTTAAGTGCCAAGAGATGTGGCTGCTCCGCCCCTTAACAGCAGGAGCCAATGGGAACTTTGGTTCCCGCCCCTGAGCTGTCATTTCCTAGCTAGTACTTAGAATCCAGTCAGAAAGCTCTTGGAGAAGCTAGAAGAAGGGCTGCGGGCCCCACCTCACAACCCAGACCAGAAGAGCAGGAGAAGCCGGCTGGGCAGGGGGAGCCAGCATTGTGCCTCTCGAGCCATGGGCCATAGGGAACCACAATCCGCAGGCCTGTGCAGAAGTAGGTGAGTCTTGGAGCTGTTGACCTGCACTGAGCTGTCCCCATATCTTCCCTGGTGGCCACTGGCATGGCCTGGCTGGTGCTATCAGGTATACTACTGTGCATGTTGGGTGCTGGACTGGGCACTTCAGACTTGGAGGATGTTCTGCCTCCTGCTCCCCACAACTGCCCTGATATATGCATCTGTGCTGCCGATGTGTTGAGCTGTGCGGGCCATGGGTTACAGGACCTGCCGGTAGCGCTGCCTACCACTGCTGCAGAACTCGATTTGAGCCACAATGCACTCAAACGCCTGCACCCAGGGTGGTTAGCGCCCCTCTCCCGGCTGCGTGCCTTGCACCTAGGCTATAATAAGCTGGAAGTCCTGAGCCATGGTGCGTTCACCAATGCCAGTGGCCTGAGGACACTTGACTTGTCCTCTAATATGTTGAGGATACTCCATACCCATGACCTGGATggcctggaggagctggagaagttaCTTCTGTTCAATAACAGCCTGATGCACTTGGACCTGGATGCCTTCCAGGGCCTGCGCATGCTTAGCCACCTCTATCTCAGCTGCAACgagctctcctctttctctttcaaccACTTGCACGGTCTGGGGTTAACCCGCCTGCGGACTCTGGACCTCTCCTCCAACTGGCTGAAACATATCTCCATCCCTGAGTTGGCTGCACTGCCAACTTATCTCAAGAACAGGCTCTACCTGCACAACAACCCACTGCCCTGTGACTGCAGCCTCTACCACCTGCTCCGGCGCTGGCACCAGCGGGGCCTGAGTGCCCTGCGTGATTTTGAACGCGAGTACACATGCTTGATCTTTAAGGTGTCAGAGTCCCGAGTGCGCTTCTTTGAGCACAGCCGGGTCTTCAAGAACTGCTCTGTGGCTGCAGCTCCAGGCTTAGAGCTGCCTGAAGAGCAGCTGCACACGCAGGTGGGCCAGTCCCTGAGGCTCTTCTGCAATACCAGTGTGCCTGCCACTCGGGTGGCCTGGGTCTCCCCGAAGAATGAGCTGCTTGTGGCGCCAGCCTCTCAGGATGGCAGCATCGCTGTGTTGGCTGATGGCAGCTTAGCCATAGGCAGGGTGCAAGAGCAGCACGCAGGCGTCTTTGTGTGCCTGGCCAGTGGACCCCGCCTGCACCACAACCAGACGCTTGAGTACAATGTGAGTGTGCAAAAGGCTCGCCCTGAGCCAGAGGCTTTCAACACAGGCTTCACCACCCTGCTGGGCTGTATTGTGGGCCTGGTGCTGGTGTTGCTCTACTTGTTTGCACCACCCTGTCGTGgctgctgtcactgctgtcaGCGGGCCTGCCGCAACCGTTGCTGGCCCCGGGCATCCAGTCCACTCCAGGAGCTGAGCGCACAGTCCTCCATGCTCAGCACTACACCGCCAGATGCACCCAGCCGCAAGGCCAGTGTCCACAAGCATGTGGTCTTCCTGGAGCCGGGCAAGAAGGGCCTCAATGGCCGTGTGCAGCTCGCAGTAGCTGAAGACTTCGATCTGTGCAACCCCATGGGCTTGCAACTCAAGGCTGGCTCTGAATCAGCCAGTTCCACGGGCTCAGAGGGTCTCGTGATGAGCTAGACTGCCTGAGATCACCTGCTGCTTGCCCTGTTTGCTGCTGCAGTCTAAAGAACTGACCCGCTGGTGGGGCGTGCTGTGCCTGGTCCTACAACTGCATGTGAGCCTTGATCCTACTGTAACAGTTCTAACACTGGTAAAGGGCTTGAGACCCCCTCActtgcttcctgctctgcctAGCTCAGGACAAGGCTTCAGACTACTAGAGCCTGCTTCCCCTAGGACCACAGAGTGACCAAATGTCCCATTAACATTACAGACTAAGCCAATCTGGTAAAAGCCCTTGCATCAGAGTCCCGGGACCACCCCCAGGAGTAAATGCAGATATCAGGGTGTGGTATAGAAGAGTCAAGCATACCACACTTTCCCCTCCCTGCCCGGAAGGGAGCCGGCAGCTCAGACGATCCAGCTCCCACTCTGAGATAGGAGGAGGAAATGAGCCCTCCCTGTACTGAAAGAACCCAGTCTGCTGCCACCCAGCCTCCTGAAAGCTTTGTAACTCCTGTGGAGTCTGGTGGGCATGCACACTACAGGACCCTCCTGCAGAGTAGCCCTGCTGTCTTCAGCTACAGGCAGACCCAATCCCTAAGGCTCACAACCCAGCAGGAAAAATCATAGATAGGTGACTAACCTGGGACTCTTGTCTTTGGAGAGCAGGAGGCCTCTCAAGAGCTGGCACTCATCTCAACCTAATGGCTAAACAGAGCCCTCAGTTCATGCGCCCTGCACTCCCACTGGGGTGGGTGTGGAAGACGGTCAGTGCCTGCCCAATGATGAGTTGGCAGCACTGTGCTATCCTTGCTGACTACTATGACATTTTGTAATAAAAGTGGTACATGGCCATCGCTGGGCCTTCCCAGATGGATCCCTTTGTGTGCTCAGCTCTTGATCCAGCAGGATGGCCCTGGCCATCAGAGAATAGCACATCTTCCAAGTTTGGGGAGCTATGCCCCTGCAAGAGGTGTGGCTAAAAAAGCCCTCCTACCCAGCCAAAGCAGCTGCTATTGACACCCGGTTAAGCAGTTTACACATCACCAGCTACTCTTTGCCTCAGTGTCCCAAACTAGATTCTGAAGTTCATTCTGAGACAAGGAAACAGAGGTACCATGAGGCTCTGCCCTACCAACCCCTCCTCAAAATGCACACCCAGTTCCCATGAGGGCCAGCAGTCCCCACCACTCACTCTGAGGTTGGACCGTGCACCAGGAGGCGTACCAGGATGCCAGTCACTGCCACCAGGATAGGGTAGTGGTCCACACTCTCCAGCCctatggggagggaggaagatgaagTGGTTCCACTACGCAGTTGCAGAAGCTTCAGGCCTGGCTGACACCACTGACCTTTCCCACAGTTTTTCCTACTTAAGGCAAGCTGAGGCTGGGGGTGCACAGCATGGCTGTGCTGGTCCTGAATGGAGACTCTAGCATGAGCTCCTGGCAGAGAAGCTAAGGCCTGGGTGTGCTGAGGTGCGGGGCATCTATATCCTTACCAGGTAGCCGTAGGGTAACTACACGGTCAAACAGGTTCCTCTCAGCTGTCACCCGGTTCAGCACCTGGTTCAGCAGCTGTGAGGGCAGAAGCCTATTGGTGGATGGGCAGGCGCACCACCTGAGTGATCCCCAGGGTCCCCCCTCCTTGTCCTGATGGACACACCTGTGCCAGACGCCGAAGCAGCATCTCAGAGGTAGGGCGGGACCAGTCAAGAAATATTTCAGGTACCAGTGTGATGGTCATTTCCAAGACGCGCAACAAGCTGACTGACAGGTCAAAGCAGGTGGCACAGACCTTGAGCTGCCGGCTGTCCACAAAGTTCCGCTCCAGGCGTTCAGCAGCCTGTTGAATCTAAACCACCAGCAGGTAGCCAGGAAGCAGTCAGAAGCCTTGCAACACTGGGGAGCCTTGGTCTCTGCCCACCCCTTCCCCAACCCACGGAGTCCCACCACAGCCCACCTCCTGGATCATGCCGATGAACTCAGAGAAGGCCCAGTTGAGCTGGTTAAGGACACTGTTGAGGAAGCTCGGTGCCACATCAGACCCTTGTCGCAGCAGGTCTGCCATGTGCTGCTGTAGCAAGGTCGAAGGGCAGGGCTCTGGGACAGAGGAGAGCAGGGTTACCAGGGGCTCCGGACAGGACTCCTGCCTGTCCTCCCGCACCACTGCTTTAAGAACGCAGAGACGCCTGCCTAAGAACGCTCAGCTCACAAAGGCAGAGGAGCAGCACACTACTGCCTGGGAGGTTAGGGGCGAGTCTGTCTCCTCTTGCTGGGCAAGCCACAGGCTGCAGGTGTTTCCAATACAATCATTCCCCGTGGGCCAGAGGGCTGTGGGCCTGATCTGAAGCAAGTTCTGAGTCACATGCCTGTCGGGCGGATGTCATACAGACAACTTAGACTGTCACACTAGTGTCAAGGCCAGCTTCATGAAGTGCCCAGACTGCCCTGCTGTCCTCTGCTGCCCTTGGTCTGGCCTTGGCATTTGGCTTAGGTGTTGAGCGCCAAGTCTGGGCTGGAAGGGCAGCAGTAACCAGAGCTCTCGGCCGCGACTGGCCTGACATAGCTCTTCAGCCCTCTGTCGCAAATCAATAGTTCCTGCACACAGGGATGGTATCAGGCCCCATGCCCTTCCCCACTTGCAGCTCAATTCCGTCCTAGAGTCCAGGTGAAAGTATTTAGCAAGGAAGAACTTGCTATGTGAATCTACACAAGAATTTTGGCCTCTCTGGGAACATCCAGAGACCAAGACACTGGCTTCAAAGCCAGAAACACTAGTGAGCCCAGGAAGGAGTGTGGTGAGCCCTCTCTGCAAGCTGCACAGCCCAAGGTCTTGTCCAGGTCAGATAAAGGCCCTTGTGCTAAGGAGACTTTGAAAGTCTCTGTTCCTAGCCACATCTATAGCCCCCTCCTGAGTCAAGGGTCCAAGG harbors:
- the Amigo3 gene encoding amphoterin-induced protein 3, encoding MAWLVLSGILLCMLGAGLGTSDLEDVLPPAPHNCPDICICAADVLSCAGHGLQDLPVALPTTAAELDLSHNALKRLHPGWLAPLSRLRALHLGYNKLEVLSHGAFTNASGLRTLDLSSNMLRILHTHDLDGLEELEKLLLFNNSLMHLDLDAFQGLRMLSHLYLSCNELSSFSFNHLHGLGLTRLRTLDLSSNWLKHISIPELAALPTYLKNRLYLHNNPLPCDCSLYHLLRRWHQRGLSALRDFEREYTCLIFKVSESRVRFFEHSRVFKNCSVAAAPGLELPEEQLHTQVGQSLRLFCNTSVPATRVAWVSPKNELLVAPASQDGSIAVLADGSLAIGRVQEQHAGVFVCLASGPRLHHNQTLEYNVSVQKARPEPEAFNTGFTTLLGCIVGLVLVLLYLFAPPCRGCCHCCQRACRNRCWPRASSPLQELSAQSSMLSTTPPDAPSRKASVHKHVVFLEPGKKGLNGRVQLAVAEDFDLCNPMGLQLKAGSESASSTGSEGLVMS